Genomic DNA from Halobaculum sp. CBA1158:
CATGTCGCCGATCTCGAACGGCTGGTCGGCGAGCACGAACACCCCGCTGATGATCGAGCCGACGATCGGCGCGAGGACGACGCCGACGACTGCCGAGAACACCGTCACCGAGAGGACGATGTTGCCCAACTCCACGCCGGCGGCGGAGAGGCCGGCGGCACCGAACAGGAGGACGACGGCGAGGCGAAGCCCCCGGAGGACGACGTGAGCGACCGACTCGCGCGCGAACCGTCGAGCGACCGGTCGCCCCAACAGCCGGATCGCGTACGTCGAGAGAATCAAGCCGGCGATGAGGAACGCCACCACGACTGCCACCTGTACTCCCGGAAACCCCAGGGCCGTCCGATACGCCGCACCGATGCCGGCCAGCGGCCCCTCGGCGGCCGTCAACGGTGCGGCTGTCGCGGCGCGTGCGGCGGTCGGCCCCGTCTGCATACCGCGGTCGTCGGCATCGGCGCGAAAAAGCGTTCCCCTCGCGGGAGCGTGGCGGGCGAGTGGTGCGCGCCGGGCGACTGCGGTCTCGGCGTGGCGCGGGTCGCCCGGTACTGCTAACAGCGTCACGATCGTACGGCACGACATGACCGAGTCACCGGAGGGAGCGAGCTTCCACGTCGCCACCCAGACGGAGCCGTCGAGCACCGTTATCGCGGGGTTCTCGCAGTTCGGGCTCGCGGGACTCACCGCCGCCGACTACCTCGTCGACCACCTCGAACTCGAACAGTCCGGGCAGATCCGTGCCGAGGGGCTCCCGACGATCACCCCGTTCGAGGACGGCAGGCCGCGAGCGCCGACGCGGCTGTTCTCCCGGCCCGACCTGGACGCCACGGTGCTGGTCGGGGAGCTGTTCGTCCCGGGAGAGTTCGCGGAACCGTTCTCGCGGGCCGTCCTCTCGTGGACCGAACGCGCCGACGTCGAGGAGGTGGCGGTGCTGTCGGGGACGCCGTTCCCGCACGGCCCCGAGGGCACCGGACGTTCTACGTCGCCAGCGACGACTACCGGGAACGGCACTTCCCCGGAGCCGCCGGCGGCGACGAACCGCCGGTCCCGCCGATGGCCAACGGCTTCCTCGACGGGACGAACGCCGCCCTGATGGCTCGAGGGATGGAGTCGGAACTGGGGGTGTGCGTGTACGCGACCCCGGTTCACGCGCAGGTGCCGGACGTGGAGGCGGCGATCCGACTCGTGAGCGCCGTCGACTCGGTTCACGGCCTGGGTGTCGACACCGGTCCGCTGGAGGCGTTCGCCGAGGAGGTCGGCGACTACTACCGGGGCCTCGCCGAGCGCCTCGAAGCGCAGGCCGACGACGACCGCCCCGACGACCGAATGTACATGTGACCCGCGACCGCGGGTCCGGGAGACGCGTGGCCGACGATTCGGGCGCGACGATTCGGGCGCGACGATGCGGCCGCGACCGTCGGAGCTCTGACGACGCCATCTGGGTACACCGTTTCGGATCCGGATGCTACTCGGATTTCAGTAAAACACATTAGCCTCCGCGAGAAGTAAGTGGTATGACGGACGACCTCCGGACGACGATGGAGCGGGTGGGGGAGCGGTTCAACCTCGGCGAGTACGAGATCGACGCGTATCTCGCGGTGCTGGAGCACGGGGAGCTGACCGCATCGGAGATCGCCGGCGAGACCGACATCCCGCAACCGCGCGTGTACGACACCGTCCGGAGCCTCTCGGACCGCGGGCTGGTGGAGCTTCGGGAATCGAGACCGATGAAGATCGTCGCCGTCGACCCCGACGAGGCGTTCGGCGACATCCGGTCGTCGCTCTCGGAGATGGTCGACGAACTGGAGGCGCGCTACACGGCCCCGACACGCGACACCGAGGCCGTGTCGCTGGTGAAGTCGCGCTCGACGATCCTCCGGTACCTGGAGGAGGTGATCGAGTCGGCCGAGTACGAGCTCGCGGTGTCGCTGACGCCGGACCTCCTGCGTCGCTTCCGGGAGTCGCTTGAGGCGCGCGTCGAGGAGGGCGTCGCCGTCGAGTTGCTCGTCACGCCGGCCTCGCGCGCGCCCTCGACGGCGGAGTTCGACTACGACGCCGTCGCGACCGAGACCCGGAGCAGACGAGGGATCACGACGCCCGTCATCGCCGTCGCCGACGGCGAGTACTCGGTGTACGCCACGCAGGACGCCCTCCGGGACGACCGCGACCGCTACGGCGTCATCTTCAATCGCTCGGCGCTGGGGTTCCTGGTGTCGGGCTTCTTCGGGACCGTCCTCTGGAGCACGGCCGAGACGGTCGCCGTCGACGGCGAGGACCGACCGTTCCCGCGGACGTACGCGTCGATCCGCCGCGCCGTGAAGGACATCAACGACGTCGACGGCGACTTCCACGCGACGATCTCCGGGCGCGACGTGGAGACGGGCAACGACATCCGCGTCGAGGGCCCCGTCGTCGACTACGAGTACGACGCCTCCGAGCAGGTCGCCTCCTTCACCGTCGAGGACCCCGACGGCGGCCGGGTGAACGTCGGCGGCCTCGTCGCCGCCTTCGAGGACGTGGAGGGGCAGGAGATCGAACTCGACCGCCGCTGAGGCGATCGGGCGGACGGAGCCCCTCGTGGGGAACCGGGGACCGCCACCGCGACGGCGACTCCCGAGGGATACGAACGGCGACAAGACACAAGCCGATCGGGGGCGACGTGGCCCGTGATGGCACGCTCGTGGTCCTCCGTCTCCGACGACATCGCCCCGACGACCGTCCTCGTGATCGGCTTCCTGTTGTTCATTTTCCCCGAGCCGGCCACGTCCGCGCTGGGCGCTGGACTGCTGTTACTCGGCGCGGCGTGGTGGTTCTACGAGTGGGACCGACCCTGATCCGCGTACTGGGTCGGTCCCCGACGGAACCGACGGAACCGACGGACCGCCGCGTGCGCCGCCCGACCGTCCCGGGGGTCAGACGTCGACGGCGAACGGCGCGGCGGTCGAGGCGCGCTCGGCCATCGCGCCGAACAGGTCCGCGACGGCGACGAGGTCGGTCGCGTCCACCACTTCGACGGGCGTGTGCATGTAGCGGTTCGGAATGCCGACGTTCAGCGACGGCGTGCCGCCGCGGCTGGTGAAGAACGCGTCGGCGTCGGTTCCGGTGCGCGATCCCGCCGCCTGAAGCTGGTAGTCGATCCCGTCGCCGTCGGCCGCCTCGCGCGCGAGGTCGACGACCCGGGGGTGGTTCGCCGACCCTCGGCCGACGACCGGTCCCGCCCCGAGTTCGACGGGGCCGCGCGCGTCGTCGTCCACGTCGGGGTTGTCCGTCGCGTGGGTCACGTCGGCGGCGACGGCCACGTCCGGGTCGAGGTCGAAGCCGACCATCTGTGCGCCCTTGAGTCCCACCTCCTCTTGCACGGTCGAGACGGCGTACACAGTAGCGTCCACGTCGGCCTCGACCGCGCGGCGGAGCCCCTCGGCCGCGGCCCAGGTGCCGACGCGGTTGTCCATCCCGCGCGCCGAGAGTCGGGTCCCGTGGAGGTCCTCGACGCCCGAGCTGAACGTGATCGGGTCGCCCACCTCGACCAACTCGCGCGCGTCCGCCTCGCCCGTCGCGCCCACGTCGACGAACTGCTCGGAAACGTCCTCGATCTCGTCGTCTGCGGCGTCGCGCAGGTGGATCGCGGTCTGTCCGATCACGCCGTGAACGGGACCGTCGTCGGCGTGCACGGTGACGTGCTGGCCCTTCGAGACGGTCCGGTCGGAGCCGCCGACGCGCGTCAGGCGGAGGAAGCCGTCGTCGGTGATCCGGCGGACCATGAATCCGATCTCGTCGGCGTGGCCCGCGAACGCGATCGCGGGGCCGTCGCCGGTCCCCTCGTGGACGGCGACGGCGTTGCCGTAGGCGTCGGTCGACACGTCGTCGGCGAACTCGCGGACGTACGCGGTCCACACCCGTTGGCCGTCGGCCTCGAAGCCCGAGGGGGAGGGGGTCGAAAGCAGGTCGTCGAGGAAGGCGCGTCGGTCGGCATCCATACCGTGTGTCGGGAGGTCGTCCGGCAAGAAGCCGACGGAACGCGGGCGAGGCGTTCCCGAGCCTCGCGGTCTACCCAAACCGATAACAGGTCCCGCGCCGTCGTCTCGGGTATGGCAGACATCACGCTGTTCGAACTGCACCTGCACGACGGCCTCGACTTCAGCCCCTCGCCCCGGTTCGGCGGCGACGCGGACCCGACGACCGATGGCTCGGAATCGACCGACGACACGGACTACGACGGGGACGATGAACAGGGCGCGGGTCGCGGAGCGCTCGTGGCGCTGGTCGGGGTGGTGCTCGCGGTCGCGCTTGCGGTCGGCGCGCGTAAGCTGCTGAGCGACGACCTCGAACCGCTGGAGGAACTGGACGACCTCGCCGAGGAGTGATCCCGGGAGAGAACTGACCGGTCGAGCGCCGGGGACGCCCCGCGTTACAGCGTTCCGACCCGCTCGGCGGCGTAACCGAACACGTCCGCGTAGCCGTAGGCGGACATGAGCACGGGGTGGAACGGCCGATCGGCGGTGAACGTCTCGCCGTCGGCCTCCGCGAACGCCTCGCCGACGGCGACGCGCTCGAAGTTCTCGGCGAGCACCTCGTAGCGCTCGGCCGGGGGTTTGGCTATCGGGTCGAGCAGGCGAAACACCTCGACTGCGTCGCCGACAGCCTCGCTGTCGACCGTGGGCGCAGCGGCCGTCTCCGGGTCCGTCGGGGACGCGTCCGGGTCCGTCGGGGACGCGTCACCGGCAGCACCGCCGCCGTCGACACCGGGGAGCGCGGCCGCGTCGCGTTCGGGAATCGACGACAGCACGCCCGTCGCCGAGAGGAACGCCGTCGTGAGTCGGTAGGCGTTGTCGGCGGCCTCGTCGCTCCCCTGGAGCCCGCACTCGACCTCGACGGTGTGGGGATGCTGAATGAGTCGGCCGTCGGCGAATCGGTCCGTCTCCACGAGCACGTCAACCGGGAGCGCCGGCACGGTCGCACGGGCCACCTCGTCGACCGTCTCACACAGCGCGAACGGCTCGGCGAACGACTGCGTCGAGTGAAGCGACAGCACCGTGCAGGACTCGACCTCCGCCTGGAGGTGGTGTGCGAGCTGAGACTCGTGGGTGTCGCCGTCGGGGTCGCCGGGGAACGCGCGGTTGAGGTCTTCCTCGTGGTAGCGCTCGCCGGCGTCGAGCGCCTCCTCGTTGGCGACGATCAGCTTCGCCGGCCGCTCGACGGACGGGTCCTCGGCGAGCAGTCGTTCGACCGCCCGGGGTCCGCACGGCTCGTCGCCGTGGATCCCCGCGACGACCGCCACCTCGGGGACGCCGTCGCCGAGCTGGTGAACTTGCATACCAATCGTCGGCGGTCGCCACATTTGAGCGAACCGGTTCCGGACGGACGCTGCCAGCAGGCCGGCCGCAGGGGCGGCGACGCGGTCGCGGCCGCGACCGCCGGGCGACGGCTACCCCTCGACGAGCCCCGCGGGACCGACTTCGATGGCTTCGGCCAGCAGATCGACCGTCGCCGCCAGGTCGTCGACGTGTGCCGTCTCGACCGTCGAGTGGTGATACCGGACCGGGATCGACAGCGCCCCGACGGGCGTCGAGCCGGCGGCCGTCTGGAGCGCGCCGGTGTCCGTGCCGATGTTCGAAGCGACCTCGCGCTGGAACGGTACCGCGTGCTCGTCGGCCAGCGCCTCCAGTCGCCGGACGAACGTCGGGGTCGGCACGACGGTCGCGTCGACGTGTTTTATCCCGACGCCGGCACCGAGTTCGGTCACGCGGTCGGCGGGGTCGACGCCCGGAACCGACCGCTCGAGGGTGCCGTCGACGGCGATGGCTGCGTCGGGTGCGACGTCGACGCCGACGCCGGCGGCCCCCCGCAGGCCGACCTCCTCCTGGGTGGTCGCGACCGCGTGGACCGTCGCGTCCGGGTCGGCCCGCTCCAGCGCCCGGAGCACGGTCCACACGCCCGCCCTGTCGTCGAGCGCCGTGCCGGCGACGCAGTCGCCGATCCGCTCGGTCGGCGCGCGGGTCGTCACGGCGTCGCCGACGGAGACGCGCTCGCGCGCCTCCTCGGCCGACAGACCCAGGTCGATCGCCACGTCCTCGACGTCCTGCTCGCCGTCGGTGTCGCGGACGTGCGCCGGCACCGCCCCGATCACGCCGTCCAGCGGGTCGTCGCCGTCGTCGGCGTGGACCCGGACGCGCATCGACCGGAGCACCTCGGGGTTCCACCCGCCGAGCGGCGAGACGCGAACGAACCCCTCGTCGTCGACGTGCCGGACGAGGAATCCGATCTCGTCCATGTGGGCGGCGACGAGTAACTCCGGAGGGTCACCGCCGGCCGCGTCCGCCGCACCCTCTACGGTACCGATCACGTTGCCCATCGCGTCCGTTCGGACGCGGTCGGCCGTCTCCTCGAACTCGCGGGCGACGATCGCCGCCGGTTCCGTCTCGTGGCCGACGGGACCGTGCGACTCTGTCAGTTCTCGCAGCAGGTCGAATCCGTCCATGTCCGACGGTCGCGAGCGACGGCGAAAAGCCTCTGGATGGCGGCCGATCGACTTGCCGACTACCGACCGACTTGCCGACTACCGACCGACCGCCTCCTCGACCGCGACCGCGACGGCGACGGCGGAGGAGTCGATCAGTGCTCGAGCGCCTCGACGTACTCGTAGTCGGCGTCGTAGGCGTCGGGTCGCTGGCCGTCGACGGCGATCCGCCAGCCGTCGAGGGCGGTCGGGTCCGCGAGGGCCCGCTCGAGCGTGTCGCGCACGTCGACCACGTCGACGCCGTAGAAGTCCGCCGGGATCCCCTCAAGGTAGCCGAGCGCGGTCCGAAAGAGGCTCCGCATGCCGTCGTCGTCGCCGCCGGCGGGGCCCGCACCGGCGGGGGGCTTGGTGCCGTCGGCGTCGAAGTCGAAGTGCTTGTGCGCGCCGGCGGCGACCTGGACCATGCCGTGGAGGAAGGCGCTCTCGGCCGTGCCGCGGCCGTAGTTGTACCACTCGTCCTCGAAGCAGTCGTGCGATTCGTGGAACGCGCCGTCGTTGAACAGTCGGACGCCGTGTTCGACCGCGCGACGGAGCGTCGCGTGCTCCCAGACGCGCTGCTCGCTCCGCCACCCGGTCGGATTTCCCAGCGGCGGGGCGACGCCGGGGTCGCGCGTGTGTTCGTCCACACTTCGGGGTGCGGAGGCGATCGGCGTAACTCCGTCGCCGACGGCGACGCCGGACGCGCCGGCGCTCCTCCGGCGAGCCTGTGCCGGTCCGTCGGGTATCCCACGCGCCGGAACGCCCGAGTGGACGAGTTTAATGTCCGTGGGCCCGTTGATCCGGGTGTCAGATGTCCCCGTTTCGTCGAGCGCTCTCGCGTCTCGCTGGTGCCGCCGGTCGCGCGCGAAGAGACGCGCGTCGGGCGCGCCGTGCCGTCACGGACCGCGGGAGTCGCCCGGCGGTGTTGTACCTGCTCGCGCTCGGCGTCGCCGGCGCGAGTTTCCTGCTGTTCTTCCTCGGCGGCGGCGGCAGCCCCGACCCCCTCGAGTTCGGTCTGCTCATGGGCTCGTTCGGCGTCGTCCTCTACATGTCGATCACGCAGGCGGGCAACGCGCCGCGTCGCGGTCGCGGACGGCCGTGAGGACACCGTCACGGTCGCTGCGGTAGCGTCGTTGGAAACCGGATCGTTAAACTCCGACGCCCCTAACTCACCGGACGCGTGCGAGGGTAGCCAAGCCCGGAAACGGCGGCGGACTCAAGATCCGCTCCTGTAGAGGTCCAAGGGTTCAAATCCCTTCCCTCGCATCGCCGGGGTCGTTCCCCGTGATGCGGAGGGCGCTCTCGGAGCGCTCTTCCCTCGCAAAAACTCACTTCCACACCCGGCCGAGGAGCCGAAGCGCTCGCCGTCACCGACCAGAGATCCGTTCCGGAGGCTACGGCGCACGCGACGGGGCCGAGAGAGAAACGGGCAAGAGAGAAAAGAGCAGGAGAGAGAAGATCCGAGGGTCCGAGACCGTCACTCGCCGCCGTCGGTGGCGACACCGAGCAGTTCGTCGGCGACGCGGCCGGCGTCGGCGGGGTCGGGGCGGCCGCCGTCGCGGACTTCCTCGCCGAGTTCGGCCGCGAGATCCGCCACGTCAGCACCGGTGCCCGCGGCGTGGACGCGTTCGAACGCCGGGCGGTAGCCGGCCGCACAGCGTCGACCGCCGTCGGTCGTCGTCGCGTCGATGACGTGTTCGATCTGTCTGACCGCCTCGCTGGGTCGCATTACAAAATATCTACACGCCATCGACAATAAGTCCCGTCTGAGTCGCGTGCGAGTAAACAGTCGTACCGAGGTGTTTGCGGGAGTCACACGCTCGAACGGTACGACACAACAGCCCGGATCCGAGTGCGATACGGCGGCTCATCCGCATCGCGAGCGGTCCCGGGCTACGGGAGTCGACGGCGCACGGCGTCGAGGTACTCGGCGGCGACCGTCGGGTCGGCCGCCGCGAGGTCGGCGACGCGCTCGCAGCCGTGGCGGATCCGGTCGCGACGGTCGCCGGGGGGCAGTTTGTTCTCCGCGACGGTGTGCGCGGTGTCGACGGCCGCGAGCGCCTCCGCCGTGCGCCCCTCGCGGACGGCGACGCGCGCGGACTCGACGAGCTGCGTCAGCGCCGACTCCACGTCCGCGGGAAGGTCCGACGGCGTCGCCCCGTCCGGAACGTCGGCGTTGGCGTCGTCGGTCCGCCCGTCGGTCGGACGTGAGGGACCGGTCGCGTCCGGCAGTTCGGGGAACCCGGACGACTCCGGGAGTTCCGACGGATCGGAAGGCTCCGGGAGCCCCGTGCGCTCGCGCGGGTCGCCGTCCTCGCGCTCGTCGTCCATGACCGGGGCGTGGAGACGCCGCACCAAAACTTCCGCGGCGAACCGACGGCTATTCCGGGGAGACTCCCCGAGAGGGGTGCATGCACGACGACGAGTCCGGCGAGTCCGTCGCCGAGCGCGCCGCGGTCGCCGAGGACGCCGCCCGCGCGGGCGGAGCGGTCGCGGGCGAGCACTTCCGGCGCGACATCGACGTGGAACGCAAGTCGGGCAAGACGGACGTGGTGACCGAGGCCGACCGCGCCAGCCAGCGGCGCGTCATCGAGCGCGTCCGCGAGACGTACCCCGCAGACGCCGTCGTCGGCGAGGAGGAGGACGAACTGAAGGCCGTGCCCGATTCGGGGGCAGCGTGGGTGATCGACCCCATCGACGGGACGAACAACTACGTCCGCGACATCCGGGCGTTCGCGACCGCCGTCGCCGCCGTCGTCGACGGCGAGCCGGTCGCCGCCGCGACGGTGGCCCCGGCGCTGGACGACGTGTACGTCGCCGACGGCGACGCGGTCAGGCGCAACGGGGAGCCGGTGAGCGT
This window encodes:
- a CDS encoding TrmB family transcriptional regulator produces the protein MTDDLRTTMERVGERFNLGEYEIDAYLAVLEHGELTASEIAGETDIPQPRVYDTVRSLSDRGLVELRESRPMKIVAVDPDEAFGDIRSSLSEMVDELEARYTAPTRDTEAVSLVKSRSTILRYLEEVIESAEYELAVSLTPDLLRRFRESLEARVEEGVAVELLVTPASRAPSTAEFDYDAVATETRSRRGITTPVIAVADGEYSVYATQDALRDDRDRYGVIFNRSALGFLVSGFFGTVLWSTAETVAVDGEDRPFPRTYASIRRAVKDINDVDGDFHATISGRDVETGNDIRVEGPVVDYEYDASEQVASFTVEDPDGGRVNVGGLVAAFEDVEGQEIELDRR
- a CDS encoding M42 family peptidase, coding for MDADRRAFLDDLLSTPSPSGFEADGQRVWTAYVREFADDVSTDAYGNAVAVHEGTGDGPAIAFAGHADEIGFMVRRITDDGFLRLTRVGGSDRTVSKGQHVTVHADDGPVHGVIGQTAIHLRDAADDEIEDVSEQFVDVGATGEADARELVEVGDPITFSSGVEDLHGTRLSARGMDNRVGTWAAAEGLRRAVEADVDATVYAVSTVQEEVGLKGAQMVGFDLDPDVAVAADVTHATDNPDVDDDARGPVELGAGPVVGRGSANHPRVVDLAREAADGDGIDYQLQAAGSRTGTDADAFFTSRGGTPSLNVGIPNRYMHTPVEVVDATDLVAVADLFGAMAERASTAAPFAVDV
- a CDS encoding succinylglutamate desuccinylase/aspartoacylase family protein; its protein translation is MQVHQLGDGVPEVAVVAGIHGDEPCGPRAVERLLAEDPSVERPAKLIVANEEALDAGERYHEEDLNRAFPGDPDGDTHESQLAHHLQAEVESCTVLSLHSTQSFAEPFALCETVDEVARATVPALPVDVLVETDRFADGRLIQHPHTVEVECGLQGSDEAADNAYRLTTAFLSATGVLSSIPERDAAALPGVDGGGAAGDASPTDPDASPTDPETAAAPTVDSEAVGDAVEVFRLLDPIAKPPAERYEVLAENFERVAVGEAFAEADGETFTADRPFHPVLMSAYGYADVFGYAAERVGTL
- a CDS encoding M42 family metallopeptidase, producing MDGFDLLRELTESHGPVGHETEPAAIVAREFEETADRVRTDAMGNVIGTVEGAADAAGGDPPELLVAAHMDEIGFLVRHVDDEGFVRVSPLGGWNPEVLRSMRVRVHADDGDDPLDGVIGAVPAHVRDTDGEQDVEDVAIDLGLSAEEARERVSVGDAVTTRAPTERIGDCVAGTALDDRAGVWTVLRALERADPDATVHAVATTQEEVGLRGAAGVGVDVAPDAAIAVDGTLERSVPGVDPADRVTELGAGVGIKHVDATVVPTPTFVRRLEALADEHAVPFQREVASNIGTDTGALQTAAGSTPVGALSIPVRYHHSTVETAHVDDLAATVDLLAEAIEVGPAGLVEG
- a CDS encoding DUF309 domain-containing protein, which produces MDEHTRDPGVAPPLGNPTGWRSEQRVWEHATLRRAVEHGVRLFNDGAFHESHDCFEDEWYNYGRGTAESAFLHGMVQVAAGAHKHFDFDADGTKPPAGAGPAGGDDDGMRSLFRTALGYLEGIPADFYGVDVVDVRDTLERALADPTALDGWRIAVDGQRPDAYDADYEYVEALEH
- a CDS encoding inositol monophosphatase; translation: MHDDESGESVAERAAVAEDAARAGGAVAGEHFRRDIDVERKSGKTDVVTEADRASQRRVIERVRETYPADAVVGEEEDELKAVPDSGAAWVIDPIDGTNNYVRDIRAFATAVAAVVDGEPVAAATVAPALDDVYVADGDAVRRNGEPVSVSDRTDPETAAVAPTVWWDFDHRDEYAAACTEIVERFGDMRRFGSAQVTLALVAAGALDATITNVECNPWDSVGGVHMVRVAGGTVTDLNGEPWRHDSTGLVASNGGVHEEALSAARAADAVGDR